A window from Primulina eburnea isolate SZY01 chromosome 2, ASM2296580v1, whole genome shotgun sequence encodes these proteins:
- the LOC140817820 gene encoding pentatricopeptide repeat-containing protein At2g37310 yields MNQTSKLSAAANSFNRQAIQALLQNNDNPINFTLYAHLIQRCTDRFMLCQAKQLQARLVLLSATADNFLASKFIAFYSKTNNLSRARRVFDLIPSKNTFAFNALLIAYCAHNHHVETLTQFFSLLSEKNVCRGLAHVEPDAFTMSCVLKAMSEVVAEEPLLARMIHCYVMKKGFCSDFFVGNGLMTYYSKSDDLLSAKGLFDEMPEKDLVSWNAMISGYSRGGFYKECKDLYKVMLDSEELRPDAITVISTLHACAQSNDLIFGMEVHQYVIDNRIEMDLSICNAIIAVYAKCGSLDYAKELFGEMSEKDEISYSTIISGYMVHGHVNEAMMIFMKIRNPALSTWNAVISGQVQNNKYDEVIDLFRQMQVLGCKPNCVTVSSLLPAIPCVSHLKGGKEIHAYAIKISCDDNIYVVTALIDTYAKLGFLCGAQRVFDLSKIRSVIVWTSIISAYATHGDANLSLSLFDKMLMGKTKPDEVTFTAVLAACARGGLLDKAQEIFDSLLPKYGIQPLVNHYACMVVCMSRAGRLSQALKFVEKMPIEPSAKVYGALFSGASEFGDVELGKFVYDHLIELEPDNPSNYIIMANLYSEAGRWEEAEKVRETLNNLGLKKVAGSSRV; encoded by the coding sequence ATGAATCAGACAAGTAAATTGTCTGCTGCCGCAAACAGTTTCAACCGCCAAGCCATTCAAGCCCTCCTCCAAAACAATGACAATCCCATTAACTTCACACTCTACGCCCACCTCATCCAACGTTGTACAGACCGCTTCATGCTTTGCCAAGCTAAGCAGCTGCAAGCCCGCCTCGTTCTCTTGTCTGCCACCGCCGACAACTTCCTCGCTTCTAAATTCATCGCATTCTACTCTAAAACAAATAACCTCTCGCGTGCCCGTCGAGTGTTCGACCTTATTCCTTCAAAAAACACGTTCGCGTTTAACGCCCTCCTCATCGCATACTGCGCACACAATCATCATGTTGAAACATTGACACAGTTTTTCTCACTTTTGTCAGAGAAAAATGTTTGTCGAGGTCTGGCCCATGTCGAACCTGATGCCTTTACAATGAGTTGTGTGCTGAAGGCGATGTCGGAAGTGGTAGCGGAAGAACCCCTTTTGGCTAGGATGATTCACTGTTATGTCATGAAGAAAGGGTTTTGCTCGGATTTTTTTGTAGGTAATGGGTTGATGACTTATTATTCTAAATCTGATGATCTGTTGTCAGCAAAGGGAttgtttgatgaaatgccaGAGAAGGATTTAGTGTCTTGGAATGCAATGATTTCAGGATACTCTCGAGGTGGGTTTTACAAGGAATGCAAGGATTTGTATAAAGTAATGTTGGATTCGGAAGAGTTGAGGCCCGATGCTATTACAGTTATTAGCACTTTGCATGCCTGTGCGCAGTCTAATGATCTCATTTTTGGGATGGAAGTGCATCAATATGTGATTGATAATCGGATCGAAATGGATCTCTCAATTTGTAATGCAATTATAGCAGTGTATGCTAAATGTGGTAGCTTGGACTACGCTAAGGAACTTTTTGGGGAGATGAGTGAAAAGGATGAAATAAGTTATTCCACTATTATATCTGGGTATATGGTTCATGGTCATGTCAACGAAGCtatgatgatttttatgaaaattaggAACCCAGCTCTGAGTACTTGGAATGCTGTAATTTCTGGTCAAGTTCAGAACAATAAATATGACGAGGTTATAGACCTATTTCGTCAAATGCAAGTTCTCGGTTGTAAACCTAACTGTGTGACAGTTTCGAGTTTACTTCCAGCTATCCCTTGTGTCTCGCACCTGAAAGGAGGAAAAGAGATACATGCTTATGCTATCAAAATCAGTTGTGATGATAACATATATGTGGTAACTGCCCTCATCGATACATATGCCAAACTGGGTTTTCTCTGTGGAGCACAAAGGGTATTTGATCTTAGTAAAATTAGGAGTGTTATTGTTTGGACATCGATAATCTCTGCATATGCAACCCATGGAGATGCTAACTTGTCACTTAGTCTATTTGATAAGATGTTGATGGGCAAGACAAAACCAGACGAAGTCACATTTACTGCTGTATTGGCAGCTTGTGCTCGTGGTGGGCTACTTGATAAAGCTCAGGAAATATTTGATTCATTGCTGCCAAAATATGGGATTCAACCTTTGGTTAACCATTATGCTTGTATGGTTGTATGTATGAGCCGAGCAGGGAGGCTCTCTCAAGCATTAAAATTTGTCGAGAAGATGCCGATTGAACCTAGTGCCAAGGTATATGGTGCACTGTTTAGTGGTGCTTCAGAATTTGGAGATGTTGAACTTGGAAAGTTTGTGTATGATCATTTAATTGAACTGGAGCCTGATAATCCGAGTAATTACATTATCATGGCAAATTTGTATTCAGAAGCTGGTAGGTGGGAAGAGGCTGAGAAGGTCAGAGAGACTTTGAATAACTTGGGGTTGAAAAAAGTTGCTGGTAGTAGCCGGGTGTAA